The DNA window ACGGGCGGGGCACACGGTGCGGGCCCTGGTCCGCAGCGCCGAGCAGGCGGACATGGTGTCGCTGCTGGGGGCCACGCCGGTGCGGGGTGACCTGGCCGGCGAGTGGGACGCGGTGCTGGACGGCGCGGACGCGGTCGTGTGGGCGGCGGGGGCGGGCGCCAGCGGGAATTTCCAGGCGATCGACGGCGACGCCCTGGTGCGCGTGGTCGACACCCTGCTGACGCGCGGACCGAGGCGCCTGATCGTCGTGAGTTCGATGGGCGTGGACCGGCCCGAGCAGATGCCGCCCTTCCTGTCGGCGGTGCTGCGGGTCAAGGCGCGCTCCGACGCGCACGTGCAGGCGAGCGCGCTGGACTGGACGGTCGTACGCCCGGCCGGCCTGAACGACGCGCCCGGCACGGGGCTGGTGCACATCGCCCCCACCACCCCGCGCGGCACCATCGCGCGGGAC is part of the Deinococcus metalli genome and encodes:
- a CDS encoding NAD(P)H-binding protein; the protein is MNLSVIGAAGGVGRRVAAQAARAGHTVRALVRSAEQADMVSLLGATPVRGDLAGEWDAVLDGADAVVWAAGAGASGNFQAIDGDALVRVVDTLLTRGPRRLIVVSSMGVDRPEQMPPFLSAVLRVKARSDAHVQASALDWTVVRPAGLNDAPGTGLVHIAPTTPRGTIARDDVAAVVLACVADPRTVGQTFEVVQGTQAISDALAGLTG